Proteins from a single region of Centropristis striata isolate RG_2023a ecotype Rhode Island chromosome 9, C.striata_1.0, whole genome shotgun sequence:
- the LOC131977846 gene encoding histone H3: MARTKQTARKSTGGKAPRKQLATKAARKSAPATGGVKKPHRYRPGTVALREIRRYQKSTELLIRKLPFQRLVREIAQDFKTDLRFQSSAVMALQESSEAYLVGLFEDTNLCAIHAKRVTIMPKDIQLARRIRGERA, translated from the coding sequence ATGGCAAGAACCAAGCAGACCGCTCGTAAATCCACCGGAGGCAAAGCTCCCAGGAAGCAGCTGGCCACCAAGGCTGCCCGTAAGAGCGCCCCGGCCACCGGCGGCGTGAAGAAGCCTCACCGTTACAGGCCCGGTACCGTGGCTCTGAGAGAGATCCGTCGCTACCAGAAATCCACCGAGCTGCTGATCCGCAAGCTGCCCTTCCAGCGCCTGGTCCGAGAAATCGCTCAGGACTTCAAGACCGACCTGCGCTTCCAGAGCTCCGCTGTCATGGCTCTGCAGGAGTCCAGCGAGGCTTACCTGGTCGGACTCTTCGAGGACACCAACCTGTGCGCCATCCACGCCAAGAGGGTCACCATCATGCCCAAAGACATCCAGCTGGCCCGCCGCATCCGTGGAGAGAGAGCTTAA